A genomic region of Aspergillus oryzae RIB40 DNA, chromosome 1 contains the following coding sequences:
- a CDS encoding uncharacterized protein (translocase of outer mitochondrial membrane complex, subunit TOM37/Metaxin 1) — translation MVLELHVWGPAFSLPSIEAQCLATIAYFSLAVPKDAWVLVASSDPSVSPTCELPALRNGSTWVSRFRNIVDYLRQYSNGEWDLDAGLSGLQRADNIGFSSFVESRAHALVDLSLYVTSQNYYNQTSPAYGSILQWPNQWILPPKIHAAAKARTDHLGLSSLDLQAIEDQRQREHSAAVAAGQIPPNFIRRPRDTVTSLLGKTSQQNQFRLDALTGELFEPLEEILGDKVYLLTGENEGPSSLDCLAVGYLSLALVPELSFSWLRDAMKSKAPRLTVYTERMRQQCYGLGAEVSHAYTPTPNSGSSLPWRAPERARLTTLGNTLFNVLADNTPILKDIRAQDRLRVAAESPDSGLSEPDSRKLSALAKGQKKDILVNIAYAVGGIAALIGYMTYEGFFSAEIGDEYEEDDEFEPMPDIEPDSLQVQNMLAGL, via the exons ATGGTTTTGGAGCTCCATGTCTGGGGTCCGGCCTTCTCCCTGCCCTCAATCGAGGCGCAATGTCTCGCAACCATAGCCTATTTTTCTCTGGCCGTGCCGAAGGACGCGTGGGTGCTTGTCGCAAGCAGCGATCCTTCCGTGTCCCCAACCT GTGAATTGCCCGCTCTACGAAATGGCTCGACATGGGTGAGCCGGTTCCGAAATATCGTGGATTATCTGCGACAATACTCGAATGGCGAGTGGGATTTAGATGCAGGGTTGAGCGGTCTGCAAAGGGCCGACAACATTGG ATTCTCATCCTTCGTCGAATCCCGCGCCCATGCTCTCGTCGACCTCTCCCTCTACGTAACCAGTCAGAACTACTACAACCAGACCTCCCCCGCCTACGGCTCCATCCTCCAGTGGCCGAACCAATGGATTCTCCCTCCAAAAATTCACGCTGCCGCAAAAGCCCGAACAGATCATCTCGGGCTCTCGTCACTGGATCTACAAGCCATTGAAGATCAGCGCCAACGCGAGCACTCGGCCGCCGTCGCAGCCGGCCAGATCCCTCCAAACTTCATCCGCCGGCCGCGTGATACCGTCACAAGTCTCCTGGGGAAGACCTCGCAGCAGAACCAGTTCCGACTGGATGCCTTGACCGGGGAGCTCTTCGAGCcgctggaagagatcttgGGTGATAAAGTGTATCTCCTCACGGGCGAGAACGAAGGTCCATCTAGCTTAGACTGCTTGGCCGTTGGATACTTGTCTTTGGCTCTTGTTCCTGAACTATCTTTCTCATGGCTCCGCGATGcgatgaagagcaaggctCCTCGGTTGACCGTATATACCGAGCGTATGCGCCAACAATGCTACGGTCTCGGCGCCGAGGTGTCGCATGCATATACCCCTACCCCGAATAGCGGCTCATCACTACCTTGGCGTGCACCGGAACGTGCTCGTCTCACCACGCTGGGGAACACCCTCTTCAACGTCCTTGCCGACAACACGCCGATCCTCAAAGACATCCGCGCCCAGGATAGGCTGCGAGTAGCAGCGGAGTCACCGGACTCGGGCCTCTCGGAGCCCGATAGCCGGAAACTGTCTGCGCTTGCGAAGggacagaagaaagatatcCTGGTCAATATCGCATACGCTGTGGGTGGCATTGCCGCGTTGATCGGGTATATGACGTACGAGGGATTTTTCTCTGCAGAAATAGGTGATGAatatgaagaggacgatgaaTTCGAACCTATGCCGGATATAGAGCCCGATTCCCTTCAGGTGCAGAATATGCTGGCTGGGCTGTGA
- a CDS encoding isocitrate lyase/PEP mutase family protein (PEP phosphonomutase and related enzymes) has translation MEPPAPDVVLKLGLLLPNLYLNLVSINYILGFVPNQIPTTHTMPMVTAATGLRRTLEDPNSFVVAPGVYDGLSARIALSVGFDALYMTGAGTAASVHGQADLGICTLNDMRANAEMLSNLSPTTPVIADADTGYGGPIMVARTTEQYSRSGVAAFHIEDQVQTKRCGHLGGKILVDTDTYVTRIRAAVQARQRIGSDIVVIARTDSLQTHGYEESVARLRAARDAGADVGFLEGITSKEMARQVVKELAPWPMLLNMVEHGATPSISAAEAKEMGFRIIIFPFAGLGPACAAMREAMEKLKADGIPGLSKELTPQMLFRVCGLDESIKVDAEAGGAAFEGGVDLK, from the exons ACCGGACGTAGTTCTCAAACTAGGACTGTTACTGCCCAACCTGTACTTAAACTTGGTCTCGATCAACTACATCCTAGGCTTTGTCCCCAACCAAATCCCCACAACACATACGATGCCGATGGTAACAGCAGCTACTGGTCTTCGACGCACCCTTGAAGACCCGAACTCGTTCGTTGTTGCTCCCGGTGTATATGATGGCCTCTCTGCACGCATTGCGCTCTCCGTTGGCTTCGACGCCCTGTACATG ACGGGTGCTGGCACCGCCGCCTCTGTGCACGGACAAGCCGACCTGGGAATCTGCACCCTGAATGACATGCGCGCCAACGCCGAAATGCTCTCGAATCTTTCGCCAACTACACCCGTCATCGCAGATGCTGACACTGGTTACGGTGGTCCGATCATGGTCGCCCGCACGACCGAACAATACTCCCGCTCTGGCGTGGCCGCCTTCCACATCGAGGATCAAGTGCAGACGAAGCGCTGCGGACATCTGGGAGGGAAGATCCTTGTGGACACGGACACCTATGTGACGCGCATTCGTGCGGCGGTACAGGCGCGACAGCGCATCGGTAGTGATATTGTGGTCATTGCCCGGACAGACTCCCTCCAGACACACGGTTACGAGGAGAGTGTAGCACGTCTACGAGCAGCGCGGGACGCTGGCGCAGACGTAGGTTTCCTGGAGGGAATTACATCCAAGGAAATGGCAAGGCAGGTGGTGAAGGAGCTGGCTCCGTGGCCGATGCTGCTCAACATGGTCGAGCATGGGGCGACTCCGTCGATCTCGGCGGCTGAGGCCAAGGAGATGGGATTCcgtatcatcatcttcccgTTTGCCGGTCTGGGACCCGCCTGTGCAGCCATGCGCGAAGCAATGGAGAAACTAAAGGCTGATGGTATCCCCGGCTTGTCCAAGGAGCTGACTCCGCAGATGTTGTTCCGGGTCTGCGGGCTAGATGAAAGTATCAAAGTCGATGCGGAGGCTGGAGGAGCGGCATTTGAAGGCGGGGTTGATCTGAAGTAA
- the aspf4 gene encoding allergen Asp F4 (predicted protein), producing MQLKNSLFLLTALTAGSAVARMHGHERRHAHHHLQHEEKRAVGDIVYANFNGVWKSWVNEWSGVSATSASGSTPTTVSSSTSSVATASAVPTASSGPTVTTPGSCKEWHAHQDGDVYTREGFGGQTPNNGKPYIDYIGNLGSPYGKNIIEVAESKACEYKYVVRIQGSEKDTWTIAFWNKIGPDLKLTGWYGNAVLTIKINPGETKYVAFDEDTQAAWGAAKGDSLPLDQYGGYGCTWGEIDVGNLSNDAWSGWDVSAIQAQNAGLDVQGMKICTHDNQKCSSISNLAKAVDNAYTALDAGKDGIGGEWPAGPLRLVVDIDYD from the coding sequence ATGCAGCTCAAGAACTCGCTGTTCCTGCTCACCGCGTTGACGGCCGGTTCCGCCGTCGCCCGTATGCACGGCCACGAGCGCCGTCATgctcaccaccacctgcagCACGAGGAGAAGCGCGCGGTCGGTGATATAGTCTATGCCAACTTTAACGGCGTCTGGAAGTCCTGGGTCAATGAGTGGTCCGGCGTCAGCGCTACCTCCGCCTCCGGCTCCACTCCCACTACAGTTTcctcctcgacttcttctgTTGCCACTGCCTCCGCTGTCCCTACCGCCAGCAGTGGCCCTACCGTGACCACACCTGGATCCTGCAAGGAGTGGCATGCTCACCAGGACGGTGACGTGTACACTCGCGAGGGCTTCGGAGGACAGACCCCAAACAACGGCAAGCCTTACATCGACTACATCGGTAACCTTGGCAGCCCATACGGCAAAAACATCATCGAGGTCGCCGAGAGCAAGGCCTGCGAGTACAAGTATGTCGTCCGCATCCAGGGCAGCGAGAAGGATACCTGGACTATTGCCTTCTGGAACAAGATCGGCCCTGATCTCAAGCTCACTGGCTGGTACGGCAATGCTGTTCTGACCATCAAGATCAACCCCGGTGAGACCAAGTACGTTGCTTTCGACGAGGACACCCAGGCTGCTTGGGGTGCTGCCAAGGGTGACTCGCTTCCTCTGGACCAGTACGGTGGCTACGGCTGCACCTGGGGTGAAATCGACGTCGGCAACCTCAGCAATGATGCCTGGTCCGGCTGGGATGTGTCTGCCATCCAGGCCCAGAATGCCGGTCTCGATGTCCAGGGCATGAAAATCTGCACCCACGACAACCAAAAGTGCTCTTCCATCTCCAACTTAGCCAAGGCGGTTGACAACGCCTACACTGCCCTAGACGCCGGTAAAGACGGCATCGGTGGTGAATGGCCCGCTGGCCCTCTCCGTCTGGTTGTCGACATTGACTACGACTAA